The Cygnus olor isolate bCygOlo1 chromosome 2, bCygOlo1.pri.v2, whole genome shotgun sequence genome contains the following window.
CCCCAGGAACTGCCTTTCCTCCATGTAGTGAGCAAAGatggcagcactgctctgcagtggCCCACAGAATTACTTTTGTTTACAAAAACTGAGCCCTGTATTTCATATGGCTGTAATCCATTGTATTTTGACTTCAGACTCTCTTTAAATCACAGAGATGGTAAACAgcatgaaacaaacaaagaaggcTGTAAAGACTACTCTATAAATAAGACTGCAGATGAAAATGAAGCCTCAGGTTtaataaaacacaagcaaatgTCAAATGAACAAGATAATCAGTTCTTGAAACCAAAGAAGATGAAAGGTTCCCTAAATCCAAGAAAGGCCAAGCAAAAAGCTGAGTCAGACAtagggaaagaaatgaacaaaaatggtcgaaaatatatttcagattatttgaatgaaaatatacCCAAAGTGCCTGCTTACCTTGATGTCTCACAAAAGGATTATATGACAGAAAAAGGTCTTCATACAACACCACAGAAAAGATCTTTAAAGCATCATTTCCAtagctgtgaaagaaaaaaacagagcattagaaatgaaagcatttccttttctgcttttatgtcTAGGATTAAAAAGACTAAAGCtgcaaaatgtcatttaatttattctgaagaAACTCATGAAAACCAAAATGACTGCAGATCCATTCAAGATGtggccagctgcagcagtgacatAAGTGACAGTGGAAAATATTCTAGTGGAAGTTTCCTTAGTTATAAATCTGGTTCGAACAGCAGgtattcagaaaatgaagaaagtggaAGTTTTACAAGATGCTGGAGATTTCCATCTCCTGAAAAGTCCTCCTCTGACAGACATTCCAGCTATTCTGACACTTCCGTTAGCAGTACAAGTAGCTACATGAGCAGTTCCTCTAGTCCCACATCAAACAATCACAGCAGAAAtcatttgctttgttgttgcaaaaggaaaagcaagacaGCTGAAAGGCACAAATGTAAACACAGAAAGCacaactgtatttttacttctgaTGATGCATATGATAATTATCTTTGCCATGTTAGAAGTCACAGAAGTAGAAACTGCACACAGAGGGGCACAATTAAATATCAAAGATGTTCAAGACATAAAGTTTTACACCACAGAGATAGATTTAAACACAGCAGATGTAGACACCAGCATTTTGGCAGAGTGAATAGTAGAAGTAGAAGCTACAATGGCTCCAAAAGTTCTTCCACCACAGAATCAAGAAGCAGCGAGAGCTCATCTAGCAGCAGAGTATCAAGAGGTAGTAGTGCAGGGTCCTTCTCAAAAGAGACTGATAACTGtgagaataaaacaaaagaggatGCAGAAAGAGATTCTAACACCAAAAGAGGAAATGATGGAACTACACATTATGAATCTCTGAATGTAAACAGCCAGACGAAAAACTTTGCTACCTGCTCTTCTGAAACATTGGTAAAAGACatatgtggaaaaagaaagtcacTGACAGCCAAGTTATTGTTGGAAAGAGTGCAGTCCAAGAAAACCCAAGAACAAATGCATGattcagaaagattttcaaacatttgtgGTATGGAATTAAAGGATCTTTCACAAAGTCACTTTGCGGTTCAGTTTTCATCATCGGTAGGTGATACAGCAATGATACCTTTGCCAGAGAAACTGCTAAGCACAGGTAAAAATGACATAGGGCAAAATGAAAGTCCATTGGAAGGCagtgtgaaaagaaacaaatctgaagCTTCAGAGATAACCAATGTTGCTCGTTCAACAGGGACTGATTATGATCattgtctttttaaagacaTCATTCAAATAGGAACAGGCTATCAGAGCCCAAGCGTAAAAAGGAGCACAGCAATAAAGGAACAATCCAATCTCTTCATTAATGAAGTACAACCCTTTATACAAAGCTGTGACCCAGTACCAAATGATTTCCCTGGTGCTTTTTCCTCTAAAAGATATTCTGTTGTTGCTAATTCAACAGAGACCAAAGAAGAACTACACGATGTAAACATGGACTTGAACCAGGCAGAAGGCAGTTCAGACTCTCTTTGTGACAATGCTATGCAGAACTACAATGACACAGTAAATGAACTAGAAGTGTACACTAAATCCATCTCCCCTCCTTTAACACAGCAGCCTATAACATTCTCACCAGAAGAAGTAGACAAATATAGGTTGCTGCAGCTGCAAGCCCAGCAGCATATGCAGAAACAACTTCTGGCAAAACACCTGAAAGTTTTGCCTGCCCCAGGACCAGCTGCCTTCTCTGCAACACCAGCAGTTCCCACCATCCCTGTTCAGCAGCATGCTACTGTCACCACCATCCACCATACACTGCTGCAACGCTTTGCTGTCTCAGCATCTGTACATCCCCATGGCAGCCATCTTTCCCTGGCACACCTCCATCCCCTCTCTCAGGCACATTTCACCCCTATATCACTTTCTCCATTAGCACCAACCCTCATTCCTGcccaccctgctctgctggcaggacaCCCGTTGCACTTGGTCTCCACCACCCCTACTCACCCTTCCCCACTGAACTTCCCCATACTGCCACATGCTGCGTACATCCCAGCCTTATTTACACCACACCTGAATGCAGCCACACCTCCTGCTATACATCCAAATCCCATTGTTCATCCGTTATTCCAAGGTCAAGATTCCCATCATCATTCTTGCTCTAGCCAGACCCAACAGTTACCtacaataaaagaaatttttggTGTTTCTAGTTATTTAAACTAGCCCAAAAAATTGCACCATGGCTCCAgaaacaaatttaaagaaaaaagatatccAGTGTTCAATCACATATCCGAGGGGAAATCTACTGTTTTGCTGTAcaaaatggcaaatattttaaagtacaagTGTTGTCTGACTGCATATGAATGTTGATTAGTTTCTCATATCATAGGATAGAAGCAGTTTTAAAGCCTGTCCTGATACCATCACAAGAAATACAGGGTCCAGCTAATGTCATGTTGCAGAAAGTTTAGAAAGAACAGCCTGAAGTGAAGCCTGTGACTGTCTGTAGGAAGAGGACCACAGCACTCAGGCACAACAGGACAAAGAACGTCAACAATGACAGGTGATTTAAAGTAACACAATTTAAGGTAGTGCAATCTTGACACACCTCAAAAGCTTGCTTTTATGAGCATGTAAACGTAATGCTTGATCTGTGTAAAGCCTTTCAGAATGAGCCAAAAAGATAAACCTTGGGACCACAAGTACCTTGTTCTGTTTCCCAGCCATAATTTGGAGAGCCTCATAGTGGTAGGCGATGAGTTGATATTGGAAGAACAGGGTCATCACAACATCTCAAAGTTACTTCAGTGATTTTATCACTGGGATATGTTGCTCGGACTGTGTAAAGGGACTATAGTCTGGCCACAAATACATAACAAAAATACCCCCTTATTGTAGGGGGTTCTTTGCTGGCACAGACTGCTAAATTTTCCCCCCAGCCAAGCTTCCGAgaaggcaggagaaggaaagtgATGAAACCAAGCTCTTTGGCATTACCTGCTGTGGCTATGTCAGGGGTGGGGTGCAGCAGCCCAGAGTTGCAATTCAGATAGTGCAGGCCTTGAACCTTGGAGGTCACTGGCCCACAAGGTAACTCTTCTTCCTTGCCAACAAAGCTCTGACGTGTTGGGGAGAGTCTTGCCCAAAGtacatgcaaatatatttcacCCCTTTCACAAATAACATAAACAACTGGCTGGTTTTATAAAGTCATGATGAAATTCATAAAAATACGGAAGTAGAATTCTGAGCAGAAACTGGCTTTCCAGGTCATGTCTCATGAACAACCATGTCACAGTTCTCATAAGTACAAGGTGTACTGAATCTAAGCAAACATGCCAAGTCTCTAGCATGGCTTCCCAAACTGAACTTGCAAACTGAAGTCTTGCATCTATCTAACTTTCAGGGCAACGTGTACTTGAAATCTCTAAAAATAagtgtgtttctgaaaataggTGAGGGCTTCGGCATCTTTTTGAATGGTATACTTtggatatttttataatattacTAACTCGACATGGGATATTTAGCAAGAAATTAAGATCATAATTGTGGCTAGACTACAGGCCTGCCTCCCAATATAATTGGACAGTGAAGTGTCTGACAGACAATACCTGTTTATTTGGATTtgaaacatctgaaataatttcatttgcaatGATGTAGTGCACAATTactaatatatatttcagaactGATATAAAGCACATTGAAAATGTTTGGAGGATTTTATTCCATTATATCCAGCTATCTGAAGAAGCTGAGAATTGCAATTAGGCtgagtatttaaaatacaacttAGGACCAATTTTCTAACTTAGTTTTAATCAAACTAGATTGATCCATTGCAGTAAAATGGAagtgttttaatttctaaaagcagctgcttcagcATAAACTGGTATTATGCCAAATTTTTCGAATGTGTTTACAAATTGTGATAGCTTACTTTGTAGTTGATTTTCAAAGTCAAAGTTTCTTTGGTTGCTTAACATTTTAGCCATCAAAgaaaaactgctggaaaaaaaaaaaaatctggagacTAAGTAGAAGCGAAATACTTTGTAATGAAAAAGAGGCTGGTGAAACCAGATCCCATCAAATGTCTTTTGGTTGCATTCCCAGCTGATTTATTCACTTCATTAACAAAATGGGTTCATGATATTTTGGAGTTAATTATCtttatggtttaatttttcttattttaattgtagggatatatttttttttaatttaaaattattgcttCATAATTAAGGAAGTcagttatgtttttgttttgttttgttttgtcttgttttaagattttaaaaataaatatctccACGGTTTTaaaattctactttttattttttactgaaattgtTCCTCAAATCAGATCTGAATTTACATATAATTTATGTacttctgaaatttattttctgtgaatcaaat
Protein-coding sequences here:
- the ZNF804B gene encoding zinc finger protein 804B; translated protein: MACYLVISSRHLSNGHYRGIKGVFRGPLRKKGARSPDYAEKEKAAAKALEDVKANFYCELCDKQYHKHQEFDNHINSYDHAHKQRLKDLKQREFARNVASKSWKDEKKQEKALKRLHQLAELRKQSECITGSGPMLKAPRLVMEKKQSPDGVFLYKGGMVTAGSQSTTASEGQGFSSSILEKQHLIISRHHSPTKRCHVLQNQVSQVFPDSTNASQRAGVSFSFSKKVPLKLESSASVFSENSEEGNDCSESPNHKTKQVLEGCRSGTLLEEDIKTGLDKGPPIPQDQMDLDNGASSHGAVKLKMLKENDRSSDREIEEKVSVHSSFSKIKIQLSNLDFSGSLRETDQESKLSESEQLLETLISPSCQANSFCIQPNTYKHSNAQLSDKLPELPQQPVPELTFSSNINDSPGVVKRERYLEVSETTNGNTESLSRETVVKEAKPQELPFLHVVSKDGSTALQWPTELLLFTKTEPCISYGCNPLYFDFRLSLNHRDGKQHETNKEGCKDYSINKTADENEASGLIKHKQMSNEQDNQFLKPKKMKGSLNPRKAKQKAESDIGKEMNKNGRKYISDYLNENIPKVPAYLDVSQKDYMTEKGLHTTPQKRSLKHHFHSCERKKQSIRNESISFSAFMSRIKKTKAAKCHLIYSEETHENQNDCRSIQDVASCSSDISDSGKYSSGSFLSYKSGSNSRYSENEESGSFTRCWRFPSPEKSSSDRHSSYSDTSVSSTSSYMSSSSSPTSNNHSRNHLLCCCKRKSKTAERHKCKHRKHNCIFTSDDAYDNYLCHVRSHRSRNCTQRGTIKYQRCSRHKVLHHRDRFKHSRCRHQHFGRVNSRSRSYNGSKSSSTTESRSSESSSSSRVSRGSSAGSFSKETDNCENKTKEDAERDSNTKRGNDGTTHYESLNVNSQTKNFATCSSETLVKDICGKRKSLTAKLLLERVQSKKTQEQMHDSERFSNICGMELKDLSQSHFAVQFSSSVGDTAMIPLPEKLLSTGKNDIGQNESPLEGSVKRNKSEASEITNVARSTGTDYDHCLFKDIIQIGTGYQSPSVKRSTAIKEQSNLFINEVQPFIQSCDPVPNDFPGAFSSKRYSVVANSTETKEELHDVNMDLNQAEGSSDSLCDNAMQNYNDTVNELEVYTKSISPPLTQQPITFSPEEVDKYRLLQLQAQQHMQKQLLAKHLKVLPAPGPAAFSATPAVPTIPVQQHATVTTIHHTLLQRFAVSASVHPHGSHLSLAHLHPLSQAHFTPISLSPLAPTLIPAHPALLAGHPLHLVSTTPTHPSPLNFPILPHAAYIPALFTPHLNAATPPAIHPNPIVHPLFQGQDSHHHSCSSQTQQLPTIKEIFGVSSYLN